One Aegilops tauschii subsp. strangulata cultivar AL8/78 chromosome 2, Aet v6.0, whole genome shotgun sequence genomic window, CCGGGGCGTTGTTGTCTGCTGCTTGTGGACTCATACTGGATGTAATAATGTTCACACTAATTGCCATCTACAAGTGCCCTGTGATGCTTTTCAAAGGATGGAAACGACTGATTCAGGATTTGATTGGGAGAGAAGGACCTTTTCTGGAGACAGCGTGTGTGCCATTCGCAGGTCTTGCTATTCTTCTCTGGCCATTTGCGGTACTAGGGGCTGTTCTTGCATCTATCCTGTCCAGTATTCCTTTAGGCCTATTTGGTGCAGTTGTAGCTTACCAGGTATGGTAACTTGTACTTGCATAAATTATCATCTAGTAAAAATGCTAGGCGATATCCTTTTTCTTTTTGAAGTCATGGAGCCTTGCTCGTGTTGATTTCTCAGGAATCCTCTGTAGTCATGGGACTCTCTTATGCTGTCTCATCTGTGTCCATCTTTGATGAGTACACGAATGATGTGCTTGACATGGCACCGGGATCTTGCTTCCCAAGGTATAACCATAAACCATATTGCATGCCTTTGGATCAAATCATAAATAACTTAAGGTTTCTTGTACTGACGTTTGAACTCTCTAGGTTGAAATATCGGAAACAGAAAAATGAAGATTCTTCACATGGTGGTCAACTATCTAAGCCAGGCTCATTCGACAAGGAGAACCAAGAAGGAAAGAAACCTCTAAACCGTGTCACATCATTTAAGAACAGCATGGATGAGTTCAATCCATTCAAGGTTATCTTTTCTTGCTAATACATTAGTAGATCACAATGCTTCTGCGTCTTGTGACCAGCTTCACTTTTTGTACAGTCCAATAGGAATAGCATATGTTGGGAATAGGTTATTCAATTTTGTAAATGTCATTATCTGCTGCTTTCTATTCCTTAATAATATTTGAACTTCCAGAATCGGGACATATAACCGATTGTAGCTGTTATGCAGATGCTGGACCACTTATTTGCTGAATGCAAGCGGCAGGGAGAGGTTTTGGTGAATGAAGGAGTGATAACAATGAAAGACATCCAAGAAACGAAGTCAGGCAAAGTTGGCAGTGGGGTTCTTAACGTTGGTTTACCGGCATATGTAATCCTTAATGCACTCCTTCGATCTGCAAAATCTAACTCTAATGGCCTAATCTTGAGTAAGTTCACATAAAAACTTTCCTGTTACACCACTACCTGAAGGGTGTTATGATTACCTTAGCCTGACCTGCTTTGGAACATATTCAGGTGATGGCACTGAGATTACATCTGATAATAGGCCTAAAAGCACTCTCTTTGACTGGTTCTTCGACCCTCTTATGATCATCAAGGAACAAATTAAAGCCGAAAATTTcacagaagaagaggaagaatgcCTCAAAATGCGAGTCTTGATGGTTGGTGAGCCCAGTAACCTCAAGGTCACTCTTCCTCATGTGCCATCACTGAATGAGCGGAAAAAAGCAGAAATCGACGCATTTGCTCGAAGGTACCGCCCTGCTCATTCTTTCATTTTGGTCAACACTATCACTGATATTTGCGACCGCCTGCTCCTTCTCTGTATCATCAAAGATTGCAAGGAATCACAAAGTCGATATCGAGATATCCTACATCCAAGCGTCGTTTCGATGTTCTTGTGAAGTCTCTCTTGTCGGAGCTCGAGAGGACGATGGGTGGCAGCGCGCCTGCCAATGGATCCCAAGCGTTAAGGTTGAGAGGCGGTATTGCCCGAATGCTTAGCCAGAAATCCGTTGGGAAGACGGCAAACATCATGGATGAAGATCCAGAAGCGCAAGTGGCAAGGAAGGCTCTCACTCCATGATAACTTTGATGATGTATTGTGTAGCTGACAAGCTAGCGAGAGGCCAACTCTGTAAAAAATGTGTAAAAGAGAAGCAGCTATGAGCTACTAGTATGAACGTTCTTAGGTGTAGCTTGGGTTGTTGTAAGTTTTGTTGTGCAAACATTTATTGCAGATCTCGCTAGTATGTTGGCATTTGAACCTGTCT contains:
- the LOC109760095 gene encoding uncharacterized membrane protein At3g27390, with amino-acid sequence MEPPSSSRLWASLWTFIKFLPYFCGLFILGLIKGILLCPWACLIMAIGISALILGLWPMHLIWTYYCIIRTRMVGPVVKLLLLVAATVILILWLIVGIPGSVLAGLLYGFLAPIMATFDAVGEGKENTFVHCFVDGTWSTITGSCTVVRDLKDMLFHSYFSIMDDLRLQTPCGKPYEIRLLDIPGALLSAACGLILDVIMFTLIAIYKCPVMLFKGWKRLIQDLIGREGPFLETACVPFAGLAILLWPFAVLGAVLASILSSIPLGLFGAVVAYQESSVVMGLSYAVSSVSIFDEYTNDVLDMAPGSCFPRLKYRKQKNEDSSHGGQLSKPGSFDKENQEGKKPLNRVTSFKNSMDEFNPFKMLDHLFAECKRQGEVLVNEGVITMKDIQETKSGKVGSGVLNVGLPAYVILNALLRSAKSNSNGLILSDGTEITSDNRPKSTLFDWFFDPLMIIKEQIKAENFTEEEEECLKMRVLMVGEPSNLKVTLPHVPSLNERKKAEIDAFARRLQGITKSISRYPTSKRRFDVLVKSLLSELERTMGGSAPANGSQALRLRGGIARMLSQKSVGKTANIMDEDPEAQVARKALTP